In the Mycolicibacterium chubuense NBB4 genome, one interval contains:
- a CDS encoding multicopper oxidase family protein, whose amino-acid sequence MSEGRALSRRAFLVATAAAGATLAGCTSGAGGGGVVDEIGEVEARRPHSGRTVSATLTADRTRVDLGGSVAESLTYNGTVPGPVLRASVGDEVAVTVRNRLPRTTSVHWHGIAMRNDMDGAAPATPDIAAGGDFTYRFSVPHPGTYWAHPHTGLDADTGLYFPVIVDDPRDPGDYDAEWIVMLDDWTDGVGSSPEQIFDGLRAMSAPGHDMAGGEPMPGMPGMGAVAGVGGTGKSTLLGGDAGDVSYPYYLVNGRIPAAPSTFRAKPGQRVRIRIINAASDTAFRVAVTGHRLTVTHTDGFPVVPTEVDAVLIGMGERYDVRVTAGDGAFALVALAEGKNATARALLITGAGNPPPADFTPPELDGRVGTVADFNATTAAALVPAVPDAKLPVDLAGSMAPYEWTINGAPFSRTTPLQVRSGQRIEMTFDNTSTMWHPMHLHGHTFEILTADGRPGARKDTAIVLPAQRLRVAFVADNPGQWMLHCHNTYHQDAGMMTRLDYTG is encoded by the coding sequence ATGTCTGAAGGGCGCGCCTTGTCGCGGCGGGCGTTCCTGGTGGCGACGGCGGCGGCCGGGGCGACGCTGGCCGGATGCACCTCCGGCGCGGGCGGCGGTGGCGTCGTCGACGAGATCGGAGAGGTCGAGGCGCGCCGCCCGCACAGCGGCCGGACGGTCTCGGCGACGTTGACCGCCGACCGGACGCGGGTGGACCTCGGCGGCAGCGTCGCCGAATCGCTGACCTACAACGGCACGGTGCCCGGTCCGGTGCTGCGGGCGTCGGTCGGCGACGAGGTCGCGGTCACCGTGCGCAACCGGCTGCCGCGCACGACGTCGGTGCACTGGCACGGGATCGCGATGCGCAACGACATGGACGGCGCAGCGCCGGCGACACCGGACATCGCCGCCGGCGGCGACTTCACCTACCGGTTCTCGGTCCCGCATCCCGGCACCTACTGGGCCCACCCGCACACCGGCCTGGACGCCGACACCGGGTTGTACTTCCCCGTCATCGTCGACGACCCGCGGGATCCGGGAGACTACGACGCCGAGTGGATCGTCATGCTCGACGACTGGACCGACGGCGTCGGATCCAGTCCCGAGCAGATCTTCGACGGGTTGCGCGCCATGTCGGCACCGGGTCACGACATGGCCGGCGGCGAGCCCATGCCGGGCATGCCGGGCATGGGCGCCGTGGCCGGTGTCGGCGGAACCGGTAAGAGCACGCTCTTGGGCGGTGACGCCGGCGACGTCTCCTACCCCTACTACCTCGTCAACGGACGAATCCCCGCCGCTCCCAGCACCTTTCGCGCGAAGCCCGGCCAGCGGGTCAGGATCCGCATCATCAACGCGGCGTCGGACACCGCGTTCCGGGTCGCGGTGACCGGGCATCGACTCACGGTGACCCACACCGACGGATTCCCCGTGGTCCCGACCGAGGTGGACGCGGTGCTGATCGGGATGGGCGAACGGTACGACGTGCGCGTCACCGCCGGGGACGGGGCGTTCGCACTGGTCGCCCTCGCCGAGGGCAAGAACGCCACGGCACGCGCCCTGCTGATCACCGGAGCGGGCAACCCGCCGCCGGCCGACTTCACGCCGCCCGAACTGGACGGCCGCGTCGGCACCGTCGCCGACTTCAACGCCACCACCGCCGCGGCGCTCGTCCCCGCGGTGCCCGACGCGAAGCTGCCGGTCGACCTGGCCGGCTCCATGGCGCCCTACGAGTGGACGATCAACGGGGCGCCGTTCTCCCGAACCACACCGCTGCAGGTGCGGTCGGGGCAGCGCATCGAGATGACCTTCGACAACACCTCGACGATGTGGCATCCGATGCACCTGCACGGCCACACCTTCGAGATCCTCACCGCCGACGGGCGGCCCGGCGCGCGCAAGGACACCGCGATCGTGCTGCCCGCGCAGCGCCTTCGAGTGGCGTTCGTCGCCGACAACCCCGGCCAGTGGATGCTGCACTGCCACAACACCTATCACCAGGACGCCGGCATGATGACCCGGCTCGACTACACCGGCTGA
- a CDS encoding L,D-transpeptidase — protein sequence MSPHRRTIAVLALAGTLLMIGVLGGVVGLGLVRCADCAPAVDADGPAQKAPPTPAALSISPGPGSAEVDPLAPISVSATGGELVDVEMRNEQGTRIEGITTPDRTAWKPGVPLGYGRNYTLSATAVGADGIARRADSRFSTLTPGNQTAVTLTTTGGAPIRDGGTYGVGTVVVARFDEPIADRAAAERRMTVTTTPPVPGSWYWLDDQTAHWRPPQYFTPGTTVTVAADVYGVPLGDGLYGQQDTRVGFTIGDAHVSIADDLTKQVSVYDNGALVRTIPTSMGMGGSETVNGQTISFWTQRGTYTVMDKANPVVMDSSTFGLPVNSRLGYKESISFATRISTDGVYLHQLDSTVWAQGNTNVSHGCLNLNADNAQWFYDFSQPGDVVEVRNTGGEPLQVWQNGDWSLPWDQWVQGSALP from the coding sequence ATGTCACCGCACCGCCGCACGATCGCGGTGCTGGCCCTGGCCGGCACACTGCTGATGATCGGCGTCCTGGGGGGCGTGGTCGGCCTCGGGCTCGTGCGCTGCGCCGACTGCGCCCCTGCGGTGGACGCCGACGGGCCGGCGCAGAAGGCACCGCCCACGCCGGCGGCGCTCAGCATCTCGCCGGGACCCGGCAGCGCCGAGGTCGACCCGTTGGCGCCGATCAGCGTGTCGGCCACCGGCGGAGAACTCGTGGACGTGGAGATGCGCAACGAGCAGGGCACCCGCATCGAGGGCATCACCACACCCGACCGCACCGCGTGGAAACCGGGCGTCCCCCTCGGATATGGCCGCAACTACACGCTCAGCGCCACCGCTGTGGGCGCCGACGGGATCGCGCGACGCGCCGATTCGCGATTCTCCACACTGACGCCGGGCAACCAGACCGCCGTCACGCTGACCACGACCGGCGGCGCACCGATCCGAGACGGCGGCACCTACGGCGTGGGCACCGTGGTGGTCGCCCGCTTCGACGAGCCCATCGCCGACAGGGCCGCCGCCGAACGCCGGATGACCGTCACCACCACACCGCCGGTGCCGGGATCGTGGTACTGGCTCGACGACCAGACCGCGCACTGGCGACCCCCGCAGTACTTCACGCCGGGCACGACGGTCACCGTGGCCGCCGACGTCTACGGCGTCCCGCTCGGCGACGGTCTCTACGGTCAGCAGGACACTCGGGTCGGCTTCACCATCGGCGACGCCCACGTCTCGATCGCCGACGACCTGACCAAGCAGGTCAGCGTGTACGACAACGGTGCACTGGTGCGCACCATACCCACCTCGATGGGCATGGGCGGCAGCGAGACGGTCAACGGCCAGACCATCTCCTTCTGGACCCAACGCGGCACCTACACCGTGATGGACAAGGCCAACCCCGTGGTGATGGACTCCTCGACGTTCGGGCTGCCGGTCAACTCACGACTGGGGTACAAGGAGTCGATCAGCTTCGCGACGCGGATCAGCACCGACGGGGTGTACCTGCATCAGCTCGACAGCACCGTGTGGGCGCAGGGCAACACCAACGTCTCGCACGGCTGCCTGAACCTCAACGCCGACAACGCCCAGTGGTTCTACGACTTCTCGCAGCCCGGCGACGTCGTGGAGGTCCGCAACACCGGCGGAGAGCCGCTGCAGGTGTGGCAGAACGGCGACTGGAGCCTGCCGTGGGATCAGTGGGTGCAGGGCAGTGCACTGCCCTGA
- a CDS encoding TlpA family protein disulfide reductase, whose product MVPVRSLAVLAVAVAAITALIVGLFWAAEPASSPTSGAAGVAARAHPTRDEGGAPPCPPAAITDPVPALSGVSARCLGAPGPVDVGAVVAGPPTLLNLWASWCAPCREEMPVLDAYAATPDAVRVIGVNVTDRPDAAAALMRDLKIRYPSLTDADDVQRALGTPPLLPLSYLVTGDGAVRRLQDVLVFGDPAQVRTSVAAALRDRGIR is encoded by the coding sequence ATGGTGCCGGTGCGGTCGCTGGCCGTCCTCGCCGTCGCCGTTGCCGCAATCACGGCGTTGATCGTCGGTCTGTTCTGGGCGGCGGAGCCGGCGTCATCGCCGACATCGGGCGCGGCCGGTGTCGCCGCGCGAGCACACCCGACCCGCGACGAGGGCGGTGCGCCGCCGTGCCCGCCGGCAGCGATCACCGACCCGGTGCCCGCCCTGTCCGGCGTGAGCGCCCGGTGCCTGGGCGCGCCCGGTCCGGTCGACGTGGGTGCGGTCGTCGCCGGCCCGCCGACCCTGCTCAACCTCTGGGCGTCGTGGTGTGCGCCGTGTCGCGAGGAGATGCCGGTGCTCGACGCGTACGCCGCGACCCCCGACGCGGTGCGGGTGATCGGTGTCAACGTGACCGATCGGCCCGACGCGGCGGCGGCGTTGATGCGCGATCTCAAGATTCGTTACCCGTCGCTGACCGACGCCGACGACGTGCAACGCGCCCTGGGCACGCCACCGCTGCTGCCGTTGAGCTATCTGGTGACCGGTGACGGCGCGGTGCGCCGACTGCAGGACGTTCTCGTCTTCGGTGACCCCGCGCAGGTCCGCACGTCGGTTGCCGCGGCGTTGCGCGACAGGGGTATTCGATGA
- a CDS encoding BlaI/MecI/CopY family transcriptional regulator: protein MTARAAHPVGSAPSRPRRPRRGLGELESRIMDLVWSSEEAVRVRDVLGGLSSARQPAYTTVMTVMDNLHRKGWLIRELDGRAYRYRARRSRLQVATDALRELLADSGDPAAALLHFAREATDAETRALTRGLNERRATR from the coding sequence ATGACCGCCCGTGCGGCGCACCCCGTCGGCTCGGCACCGTCGAGGCCGCGTCGGCCAAGGCGGGGCCTGGGGGAGCTGGAGTCCCGCATCATGGACCTGGTGTGGAGTAGCGAGGAGGCGGTGCGGGTCCGCGACGTCCTCGGCGGGTTGTCGTCGGCGCGGCAGCCCGCCTACACCACCGTCATGACGGTCATGGACAACCTGCACCGGAAGGGCTGGCTGATCAGAGAACTCGACGGACGGGCCTATCGGTATCGCGCCCGCCGCAGCCGCCTGCAGGTGGCCACCGACGCGCTGCGAGAGCTGTTGGCCGACAGCGGCGATCCGGCGGCGGCCCTGTTGCACTTCGCGCGTGAGGCCACCGACGCGGAGACCCGCGCGTTGACGCGAGGCTTGAACGAACGGCGGGCCACCCGATGA
- a CDS encoding M56 family metallopeptidase produces MTGIVWWSVVGLAMAALSPSALRWLTRRGADAGMLLMAWAVLVCLTVFAVALPGLAELIHRCWLALHTGPPGGLDTAVGVISGGLIGFAAVSGGWRLASTGRYRRRLHARHAELAWVLHGGAPRGDGVLWLPTSEQHAYSLAGDPPLVVLSTGVRECLDDAAVRAVVAHERAHLQRRHHLLIAVAHAVAAGLWWLPLTRQSPALVRTLVELDADAHAARVHGNRPLRRALLRLQDAHAPAAALGVAGDCVHLRLQRLSGRHRPRATRFSGPAAGGTAMLLATTAVIVVAVLTTALASCTAV; encoded by the coding sequence ATGACCGGCATCGTGTGGTGGTCGGTGGTGGGCCTCGCGATGGCGGCGTTGTCGCCATCGGCGCTGCGCTGGCTGACCCGCCGCGGCGCCGACGCCGGGATGCTGCTGATGGCGTGGGCGGTGTTGGTGTGTCTCACGGTGTTCGCCGTCGCGCTGCCGGGGCTGGCCGAACTGATTCACCGGTGCTGGCTGGCGTTGCACACCGGCCCGCCAGGCGGCCTCGACACGGCCGTCGGGGTGATCAGCGGCGGGCTCATCGGCTTCGCCGCGGTGAGCGGCGGATGGCGGCTGGCCAGCACGGGCCGCTACCGCCGACGCCTGCATGCCCGGCACGCCGAACTGGCGTGGGTACTGCACGGCGGCGCGCCCCGCGGCGACGGGGTGCTGTGGCTGCCCACCTCCGAGCAGCACGCCTACAGCCTGGCCGGTGACCCGCCGCTGGTGGTGCTGAGTACCGGTGTGCGCGAGTGCCTCGACGACGCCGCGGTGCGCGCGGTGGTGGCCCACGAACGGGCCCACCTGCAGCGGCGCCACCATCTGCTGATCGCGGTGGCCCACGCCGTCGCCGCGGGACTGTGGTGGCTGCCGTTGACCCGGCAGTCCCCGGCGTTGGTGCGCACTCTGGTCGAATTGGACGCCGACGCCCACGCCGCACGGGTCCACGGGAACCGTCCGCTGCGCCGTGCCCTGCTGAGGTTGCAGGATGCGCACGCACCGGCGGCCGCGCTGGGCGTCGCCGGCGACTGCGTGCACCTGAGGTTGCAACGCCTGTCGGGCCGGCATCGCCCGCGCGCCACACGGTTCAGCGGGCCGGCCGCCGGGGGCACCGCGATGCTGCTGGCCACGACGGCGGTGATCGTGGTGGCGGTGCTGACCACCGCCCTGGCGTCGTGCACCGCGGTTTGA
- a CDS encoding BlaI/MecI/CopY family transcriptional regulator → MRVRGFGELEAAVMDRVWDHDPYTVTVREIFEEMAGERRIAYTTVMSTMDNLHTKGWLERERDGRAYRYWAVLTREEHTARLMREALDGGGRSELVLNHFIEQIGPEESEGLRSALRRLSRRSARAKRQ, encoded by the coding sequence GTGAGGGTTCGAGGATTCGGCGAGCTGGAGGCCGCGGTGATGGATCGGGTGTGGGATCACGATCCCTACACCGTCACCGTGCGCGAGATCTTCGAGGAGATGGCCGGGGAGCGGCGCATCGCCTACACCACGGTGATGTCGACGATGGACAACCTGCACACCAAGGGTTGGCTGGAGCGTGAGCGCGACGGCCGCGCCTACCGCTACTGGGCGGTGCTGACCCGCGAGGAGCACACCGCCCGACTGATGCGCGAGGCCCTCGACGGCGGCGGCCGCTCGGAACTGGTGCTCAACCACTTCATCGAACAGATCGGGCCCGAGGAGTCCGAGGGGTTGCGATCGGCCCTGCGCCGACTGTCGAGACGCTCCGCCAGGGCCAAACGCCAGTGA
- a CDS encoding M56 family metallopeptidase, whose amino-acid sequence MSLAACLLLYSAAVVLLGPPALRALTRTGRAPRLGVATWLTAMVSVLATWLISAVLIVVDEVAHWSRQHSFIDSCIELLCRVLAGRSGSAPRGVLLLGAGAAVAAVAVLAVRLTRTVARLRAQAHGHAHGIRLVGRPILEQGTFVVDADIRAAYCVAGKPSTIVVTSAAVSALDDHEMRAVLAHEWAHVRGHHLEVTMLVRAVAAVLPRLALMRDGALEVTRLLEMCADDAAARRFGRHAVLGGLLTLAGAAPAGGLGAADVAVVSRAERLTSPPGAGACSLDAALAGTAAFIALAPLGVLTMAASGMFVCS is encoded by the coding sequence GTGAGTCTGGCCGCCTGCCTGCTGCTCTACAGCGCAGCGGTAGTCCTCTTGGGTCCGCCCGCGCTGCGGGCACTGACCAGAACGGGACGCGCACCCCGCCTGGGAGTGGCGACGTGGCTGACCGCGATGGTCAGCGTGCTCGCGACCTGGCTGATCTCGGCGGTGCTGATCGTGGTTGACGAAGTCGCGCATTGGAGCCGGCAGCACTCCTTCATCGACTCGTGCATCGAACTGCTGTGCCGGGTACTGGCGGGCCGGTCGGGAAGCGCACCGCGCGGGGTCCTGCTGCTCGGCGCGGGGGCCGCCGTCGCCGCCGTCGCGGTCCTCGCCGTACGGCTGACGCGCACCGTGGCGCGGCTGCGGGCGCAGGCTCACGGCCACGCCCATGGGATCCGCCTGGTGGGTCGACCGATCCTGGAACAGGGCACGTTCGTCGTCGACGCCGACATCCGCGCCGCCTACTGCGTGGCCGGCAAGCCGTCGACGATCGTGGTGACCAGTGCCGCGGTGTCGGCCCTCGACGACCACGAGATGCGGGCGGTGCTCGCCCACGAGTGGGCGCACGTCCGCGGGCACCATCTCGAGGTGACCATGCTGGTGCGCGCGGTGGCCGCGGTGCTGCCGCGACTGGCGTTGATGCGCGACGGCGCACTGGAGGTCACCCGGCTGCTGGAGATGTGCGCCGATGACGCCGCGGCCCGACGTTTCGGACGGCACGCCGTTCTGGGCGGCTTGCTGACGCTGGCCGGGGCGGCGCCCGCCGGCGGGCTGGGCGCCGCCGACGTCGCCGTGGTCAGTCGCGCCGAGCGGTTGACGTCACCACCGGGTGCCGGCGCGTGCAGCCTCGACGCCGCACTCGCCGGTACTGCGGCGTTCATCGCTCTGGCACCGCTGGGCGTCCTGACCATGGCCGCGTCGGGGATGTTCGTCTGCAGCTGA
- the ccsB gene encoding c-type cytochrome biogenesis protein CcsB, with the protein MNSVRIDLGLSRYSDMAFTSAMVVLVVALLVLAVELARVRVRRVHPRTPAATVVAGDGRPGLIVEAPVRSWDERLGGAGLALVYLGAALLLACLVLRGLATARVPWGNMYEFINLTCLAGLTAAAVALRKPHNRGLWVFVLLPVLILLTISGRWLYADAAPVMPALQSYWLPIHVSVVSLGSGVFLVAGVASILFLLKTSRVGDGLHDGDDDVLSRILARLPEARALDEIAYRTTIFAFPVFGFGVIFGAIWAEEAWGRFWGWDPKETVSFIAWIAYAAYLHARSTAGWRDRRAAWVNVVGFVAMVFNLFFINLVTAGLHSYAGVT; encoded by the coding sequence ATGAACTCGGTGCGCATCGACCTCGGCTTGTCCCGCTACTCGGATATGGCGTTCACCTCCGCGATGGTGGTGCTGGTGGTGGCGCTTCTGGTCCTCGCGGTCGAACTCGCCCGTGTCCGCGTCCGACGCGTGCACCCCCGTACGCCGGCGGCCACCGTCGTCGCCGGCGACGGCCGCCCCGGTCTTATCGTCGAGGCCCCCGTGCGGTCGTGGGATGAACGCCTCGGCGGGGCGGGTTTGGCGCTGGTCTACCTCGGCGCGGCACTGCTGCTGGCGTGCCTGGTGCTGCGTGGCCTGGCTACCGCGCGGGTGCCCTGGGGCAACATGTACGAGTTCATCAATCTGACCTGTCTGGCGGGTCTGACGGCCGCGGCGGTCGCGCTGCGCAAACCGCACAACCGCGGTTTGTGGGTCTTCGTGTTGCTGCCGGTGTTGATCCTGCTGACGATCTCGGGGCGCTGGCTGTACGCCGACGCCGCTCCGGTGATGCCCGCGCTGCAGTCGTACTGGCTGCCGATCCACGTCTCTGTGGTCAGCCTCGGATCGGGGGTGTTCCTCGTCGCCGGCGTCGCGAGCATCCTGTTCCTGCTCAAGACCTCACGGGTCGGCGACGGTCTCCACGACGGGGACGACGACGTGTTGTCGCGGATACTCGCTCGACTACCGGAGGCACGGGCACTCGACGAGATCGCCTACCGCACCACGATCTTCGCGTTCCCGGTGTTCGGGTTCGGCGTCATCTTCGGTGCGATCTGGGCGGAGGAGGCGTGGGGCCGCTTCTGGGGCTGGGATCCCAAGGAGACGGTGTCCTTCATCGCGTGGATCGCTTATGCGGCCTATCTGCACGCCCGGTCGACCGCCGGGTGGCGCGACCGCCGAGCGGCGTGGGTCAACGTGGTGGGTTTCGTCGCGATGGTGTTCAATCTGTTCTTCATCAACCTCGTCACGGCGGGCCTGCACTCCTATGCCGGCGTCACCTGA